One Leptolyngbya iicbica LK genomic window carries:
- a CDS encoding phycobiliprotein lyase yields MDIQPFYDFFDCCVGEWVTERTYHYLTHQEVERSRTEFAVAPITRDLKEKVLSDNQYGEVEDIDTMPGFRLGFHTVSETGEEVSQELRMLFVPRLTGDGFLEGDYLRDRAYEEAKPIISHFRFGLHHRELLMTTRYTQVVSVDSITLVNPTLRIRRILNYQRPPVDHAPLETVRLAGFGVEQKQP; encoded by the coding sequence ATGGATATTCAACCGTTTTACGACTTTTTTGACTGCTGTGTGGGCGAATGGGTGACTGAGCGCACCTATCACTACCTGACCCATCAAGAAGTCGAGCGATCGCGTACGGAATTCGCCGTGGCCCCCATCACCCGCGACCTCAAAGAAAAAGTGTTGTCGGATAACCAGTATGGCGAGGTCGAGGACATCGACACCATGCCAGGATTTCGCCTCGGCTTTCACACCGTTTCTGAAACGGGCGAAGAGGTGAGTCAAGAACTGCGCATGCTGTTTGTCCCCCGACTCACGGGCGACGGCTTTTTGGAAGGAGATTATTTGCGCGATCGCGCCTATGAAGAGGCCAAGCCCATCATTTCCCACTTTCGCTTTGGCCTGCACCATCGCGAACTGCTGATGACAACCCGCTACACCCAGGTCGTTTCAGTGGACTCCATCACGCTGGTGAATCCGACCCTGCGCATTCGCCGCATTTTGAATTATCAGCGCCCCCCAGTCGATCACGCGCCACTCGAAACGGTGCGGTTAGCTGGGTTTGGCGTCGAGCAAAAGCAGCCCTAG
- a CDS encoding GAF domain-containing protein: MPDGQAKQSPQFEPVTVPSWWSVLEHHSRLLVAAIDIATHRIEWTSDRFRQLVGMVDAPPSLGAAVLQRLSPDDQLWVRERIRRHILNAILTERYGQSDLLPSRWLHESLIVSVSSLDGDRARFVEFTVSSDRLQLLTLDPAVQAALDRCWPESPEAGEVLQQLQDAHSPLQAVLQLLNPQTYTASGVVLVEGMDVSDREVTQRLIHLLLDRESILQPRRFLQANTLLKRLFRATDSFILTAEDSNAALYLDLDKPEWTTHPLPADCLQESVLFKAASAGTVLNLKDLSVPCLSACEPMLRQRGAQSLLILPLVLKSVRLQDSPQLLGVVGVMSDQPDAFDAIDEHNGKTLAPALTIAMRQSVNERFIHIHESVRWRFEEEAERRSLGLPPAPITFREVYPLYGISDIRGSSNERNRAIQQDLLTQFRLALAIATAVYEATQTAFAAQFKQDLQATIEQLQQGITVDAEITLLRYLQENLEAHFDFFKTCGETVRSAIAAYDAAKDNEHDCVYDARSRYDQTVQHINLSLRDTWQRWQRTMQCVSPHYCDIEATDGIDHMIYAGSAIDQRFSSFHLRSLRYEQLRAVCACARTGFRLKAEHATDMDLTHLVLVQDSTVDITHDESTERLFDVRGTRDTRYEIVKKRIDKALDATTHDRITQPGCLTLVYSTNEEWKEYQEYLRYLQREGWVGSDIEQGAVEPLQGVTGLKFARVTVLDAPPQQDELQPMDASRNHHKAEV; the protein is encoded by the coding sequence ATGCCAGATGGTCAAGCAAAGCAGTCACCGCAATTTGAACCCGTGACCGTACCGAGTTGGTGGTCGGTGCTGGAGCACCACAGTCGGCTGCTGGTGGCCGCGATCGATATTGCCACCCACCGCATTGAGTGGACCAGCGATCGCTTTCGGCAGTTGGTCGGCATGGTGGATGCGCCGCCATCGCTAGGGGCGGCTGTGTTGCAGCGACTGTCGCCCGATGATCAGCTGTGGGTACGCGAGCGGATTCGGCGGCATATTTTGAACGCGATTTTGACCGAACGCTATGGGCAGAGCGACCTGTTGCCCTCGCGCTGGCTGCATGAGTCGTTAATTGTCTCGGTGAGTTCGCTGGATGGCGATCGCGCCCGCTTTGTGGAATTTACCGTGAGTAGCGATCGCCTCCAACTGCTGACCCTGGACCCGGCAGTGCAAGCGGCTTTGGATCGCTGCTGGCCGGAATCGCCGGAGGCGGGTGAGGTGTTACAGCAGCTCCAAGATGCCCATTCGCCGTTGCAAGCGGTGTTGCAGTTGCTCAACCCGCAAACCTACACCGCCAGTGGAGTGGTTTTGGTTGAGGGAATGGACGTTAGCGATCGCGAGGTCACGCAACGGCTGATCCACTTGTTGCTAGATCGCGAATCGATTTTGCAACCCCGCCGCTTTTTGCAGGCCAATACGCTGCTGAAGCGGCTATTTCGCGCCACCGATAGCTTTATTCTCACGGCTGAAGATAGCAACGCCGCCTTATATTTGGATTTGGACAAACCCGAGTGGACGACGCATCCGCTGCCCGCCGACTGCCTACAAGAATCGGTGTTGTTCAAAGCGGCCTCTGCAGGCACTGTGCTGAATCTGAAGGATTTGAGCGTACCGTGTTTGTCGGCTTGCGAACCGATGCTGCGCCAGCGCGGTGCCCAGTCACTGTTAATCTTGCCCCTGGTGCTGAAATCAGTCCGTCTACAAGACTCGCCCCAGTTGCTAGGCGTAGTGGGAGTGATGAGCGACCAACCTGATGCCTTTGATGCGATCGACGAGCACAATGGCAAAACCCTGGCTCCGGCCTTGACCATTGCCATGCGCCAAAGCGTCAACGAGCGATTTATTCACATTCACGAATCGGTGCGGTGGCGATTTGAAGAAGAAGCTGAGCGGCGCAGCTTGGGCTTGCCGCCCGCGCCCATCACCTTTCGCGAAGTGTATCCGCTCTATGGCATTTCCGATATTCGCGGCTCTTCTAACGAACGCAATCGGGCCATTCAGCAAGATTTACTGACCCAGTTTCGGCTGGCGCTGGCGATCGCGACGGCAGTGTACGAAGCCACCCAGACGGCGTTTGCGGCGCAATTTAAGCAAGATCTGCAAGCCACGATTGAGCAGCTCCAGCAAGGTATCACGGTCGATGCCGAGATTACGCTCTTGCGATATCTGCAAGAAAATTTAGAAGCCCACTTCGACTTTTTCAAAACCTGTGGGGAGACTGTGCGGTCGGCGATCGCGGCCTATGACGCGGCTAAAGATAACGAACATGACTGTGTGTACGATGCGCGATCGCGCTATGACCAGACCGTGCAGCACATCAACCTTTCACTGCGCGATACCTGGCAACGCTGGCAGCGCACTATGCAGTGTGTCTCGCCCCACTACTGCGACATCGAAGCGACTGACGGCATTGATCACATGATTTATGCGGGCAGCGCCATTGATCAGCGATTTTCATCCTTTCATCTGCGGAGTTTGCGGTACGAGCAGCTCCGGGCCGTTTGTGCCTGTGCTCGCACGGGCTTTCGACTCAAGGCAGAACACGCTACTGATATGGACCTGACTCACCTGGTTTTAGTGCAAGACAGCACGGTAGATATCACCCACGACGAAAGCACTGAACGGTTGTTTGACGTGCGGGGCACCCGCGACACCCGCTATGAAATCGTGAAAAAGCGCATCGACAAAGCCCTTGATGCCACGACCCACGATCGCATTACTCAACCCGGCTGCCTCACGCTCGTCTATTCCACCAATGAGGAATGGAAGGAATATCAGGAGTATCTGCGTTATTTGCAGCGCGAAGGCTGGGTCGGCAGCGATATCGAACAGGGTGCAGTGGAACCGTTGCAAGGCGTCACGGGGCTGAAATTTGCCCGCGTCACCGTGTTAGATGCACCACCTCAGCAGGACGAGCTTCAACCGATGGATGCCTCTCGTAATCACCATAAAGCGGAAGTCTGA
- a CDS encoding DUF3611 family protein, protein MTQELEYSLPPAIRRISGAFRRFGWISFWAQIVLGVIASLALLFAIASLSARSGGNNPGAGAGLFFTSVGQITVFVSAFWAFRYTRLGRQLRSRDETKRPKPKDAIRTLKIGLFMSLGGMLATLLGAEATVGALLAKALSQPQGAAVFGAPGNVSQYVQPLDIFVIQANTNILLAHFVGLVLTLWIMNSLDNT, encoded by the coding sequence ATGACCCAAGAGCTAGAGTATTCATTGCCCCCAGCCATTCGCCGCATCTCCGGCGCGTTTCGGCGCTTTGGCTGGATTAGTTTTTGGGCCCAGATTGTCTTGGGGGTGATTGCGAGTTTGGCATTGTTGTTTGCGATCGCCAGCCTCTCGGCCCGCAGTGGTGGCAATAATCCTGGGGCTGGGGCCGGACTCTTTTTCACGTCAGTGGGGCAAATCACCGTCTTTGTTAGCGCGTTTTGGGCCTTTCGCTACACTCGCCTGGGCCGACAACTCCGCAGCCGCGACGAGACCAAACGCCCCAAACCCAAAGACGCCATCCGCACGTTGAAAATTGGCCTGTTCATGAGCCTCGGCGGCATGCTCGCCACCCTGCTGGGCGCAGAAGCCACTGTCGGAGCCCTCCTGGCAAAAGCGCTGTCTCAGCCCCAAGGCGCAGCCGTGTTTGGGGCGCCGGGCAACGTCAGCCAATATGTACAGCCTCTCGATATTTTTGTCATCCAGGCCAATACCAATATTCTGCTCGCCCATTTTGTCGGGTTGGTGTTGACATTGTGGATTATGAATTCTTTGGACAATACTTAG